From Daucus carota subsp. sativus chromosome 6, DH1 v3.0, whole genome shotgun sequence, the proteins below share one genomic window:
- the LOC108225613 gene encoding cytochrome b561 and DOMON domain-containing protein At2g04850, with protein sequence MLPFLLFLLSFQHLEIVSGHCTTSTAAKTFEKCTTLPSQDASIAWTFHPHNATLDLVFFGSFISPSGWVAWGINPDSPGMTGTRALIAFPDPNSGQVVLLPYILDPGVKLQKSPLLSRPLDIHLLSSSATLYGGRLATIHRGAAIQIHATLKLVPNKTKIHHVWNRGLYVQGYSPTIHPTTNSDLSSAATIDVMSGTAATTHSNLHTLKMVHGVLNAVSWGVLLPVGVVASRYLRHFQSLGPAWFYFHAGIQLSGIVLGTTGFAIGIRLGQMSSGTVYGLHRKLGISAFCLGSLQTLALLFRPKTTNKYRKYWKSYHHFVGYACVVLGVVNVFQGFEVMGEGSSIAKLSYCLSLSTLIGICIALEVNAWVIFCRKAEEDKLRREGLIVGSEKASTISHGYIH encoded by the coding sequence atGCTTCCATTCCTCTTGTTCCTGCTCTCCTTCCAACACCTCGAGATAGTTTCCGGCCACTGCACCACCTCCACGGCGGCCAAAACTTTTGAAAAATGCACAACATTACCCTCACAAGATGCCTCCATTGCATGGACATTTCATCCGCATAATGCCACCCTTGATCTTGTCTTTTTTGGCTCCTTCATTTCACCCTCCGGTTGGGTTGCATGGGGAATCAACCCTGATTCCCCTGGAATGACCGGGACACGGGCACTCATCGCCTTCCCAGACCCCAACTCCGGCCAAGTAGTCCTGCTACCTTACATTTTAGACCCTGGTGTCAAACTCCAAAAGAGCCCTCTTCTCTCTCGTCCCCTAGACATCCACCTCCTGTCCTCCTCCGCCACCTTGTATGGCGGACGCCTAGCCACCATCCACCGTGGAGCGGCAATTCAAATTCACGCCACATTAAAACTTGTTCCAAACAAAACCAAAATTCATCATGTTTGGAACAGAGGCCTTTATGTCCAAGGCTACTCACCAACTATTCACCCCACCACAAACAGTGACCTTTCTTCTGCGGCTACAATAGACGTCATGTCCGGCACGGCAGCCACCACTCACAGCAACCTCCACACTCTTAAGATGGTTCACGGTGTGCTCAACGCCGTCTCATGGGGAGTCCTGCTCCCCGTGGGCGTGGTTGCATCTCGTTACCTAAGGCACTTCCAGTCACTAGGACCTGCATGGTTTTATTTCCATGCAGGCATCCAGCTTTCCGGAATAGTCCTCGGGACCACCGGATTCGCCATTGGAATCCGGCTAGGACAAATGTCATCAGGCACGGTGTATGGACTTCACAGGAAGCTAGGCATCTCAGCGTTCTGTTTGGGGAGTCTGCAAACTCTGGCATTGTTGTTTAGGCCAAAAACAACCAACAAGTACAGGAAGTACTGGAAATCTTATCACCATTTTGTCGGGTATGCGTGTGTGGTTTTAGGTGTTGTGAATGTGTTTCAGGGATTTGAAGTGATGGGGGAGGGAAGTTCAATTGCGAAATTGAGCTATTGTTTGTCTCTGTCGACGTTGATTGGCATCTGTATAGCTCTTGAAGTGAACGCATGGGTGATTTTTTGCAGGAAAGCCGAGGAAGACAAGTTGAGAAGAGAAGGGTTGATTGTGGGATCAGAGAAAGCCAGTACCATAAGCCATGGTTACATACATTAa